In the Flavobacterium acetivorans genome, one interval contains:
- a CDS encoding asparagine synthetase B, producing the protein MAKASFILLPMDENTQKNHLKAYGITFWCLEKNYKASWLLNYRGGAFLLPDVLEIRKECQIRGVSFEILSDAEQTNILNEIASPSQNMEAVILEKAPRIAVYTPKGKQPWDDAVTLVLTYAEIPFTAVYDEEVLTNQLLLYDWLHLHHEDFTGQYGKFFGTYKNAPWYIEQKNEAEVLAAKLGYPKVSQEKGAVAKKIRDFVIGGGFMFAMCSATDSFDIALAADGVDICEPMFDGDQSEANYQSKINYANSFAFKDFTLERKPERYEFSDIDMTDKRRIPMDKDYFSLMDFSAKWDPIPSMLCQNHTQLVKGFMGQTTSFDAALIKSNVLVMGSCELNGEARYIHGQKGKGMFTFYGGHDPEDYQHQVGDAPTVLDLHPNSPGYRLILNNVLFPAARKKKQKT; encoded by the coding sequence ATGGCAAAGGCTTCTTTTATTCTCTTGCCAATGGACGAGAACACGCAAAAGAACCATCTCAAAGCTTATGGAATAACCTTTTGGTGTTTAGAAAAAAACTATAAAGCCAGCTGGTTGCTCAATTATCGGGGTGGGGCTTTTTTACTTCCTGATGTCTTAGAAATACGCAAAGAATGTCAAATTCGTGGTGTTAGTTTTGAGATCCTATCTGATGCCGAGCAAACTAATATATTGAATGAGATAGCAAGTCCTTCGCAAAACATGGAAGCGGTTATTCTGGAGAAAGCTCCCAGAATTGCGGTTTATACCCCTAAAGGGAAACAACCATGGGATGATGCCGTTACTCTTGTTTTGACTTATGCCGAGATTCCTTTTACTGCTGTATATGATGAAGAGGTTTTAACTAATCAATTGCTGCTTTATGACTGGTTGCATTTGCATCATGAAGATTTTACGGGGCAATATGGGAAGTTTTTTGGTACTTATAAAAATGCGCCTTGGTATATTGAACAAAAAAATGAAGCAGAAGTTTTAGCTGCTAAATTAGGTTATCCAAAAGTTTCCCAAGAGAAAGGCGCTGTTGCTAAAAAAATCAGGGATTTCGTCATTGGAGGCGGATTCATGTTTGCCATGTGTTCTGCTACCGATAGTTTTGATATCGCCTTGGCTGCGGATGGAGTTGATATTTGTGAGCCTATGTTTGATGGTGATCAGAGCGAGGCCAATTATCAGTCTAAAATAAATTATGCGAATTCCTTTGCCTTTAAGGATTTTACATTGGAAAGAAAGCCTGAAAGATATGAGTTTTCAGATATTGACATGACTGATAAAAGAAGAATTCCTATGGATAAAGATTACTTTAGTCTAATGGATTTTTCGGCAAAGTGGGATCCTATTCCCAGTATGCTGTGTCAGAATCATACTCAACTTGTTAAAGGTTTTATGGGACAAACGACTTCTTTTGACGCTGCTTTAATAAAATCTAATGTTTTAGTCATGGGGAGTTGTGAACTAAACGGAGAAGCACGATACATTCATGGTCAAAAAGGAAAGGGAATGTTTACTTTTTATGGCGGTCATGATCCCGAGGATTATCAGCATCAGGTAGGTGATGCGCCCACAGTTTTGGATCTGCATCCCAATTCGCCTGGATATCGTTTGATTCTGAATAATGTGCTGTTTCCTGCTGCCAGAAAGAAAAAACAAAAAACATAA
- a CDS encoding glycoside hydrolase family 2 TIM barrel-domain containing protein: MMLVAMFFLSAVSFAQLPAELLNPEIVSINRMPMRNSAFSFENMEKAKLYDREKSANYFSLNGSWKFNWVQDPNQRPENFFETTYDDSKWTDFRIPASWEVNGYGLPIYVNQPYDFAGHNLRYAKMNPPFDIPFNNNPVGSYRKKITLPANWKGKQVFIHVGNAKSCLFVWVNGKKVGYSEDSKLAAEFDITKFLKPGENLIAFQVYRWSDASYLECQDMFRFSGIERDVFLYATEKLNIRDTKIISTLDDTYTNGLLSIDAEINSYKTEKGLYSKKDSLTVEVRLEDAKGNVVYQDKTKDFKTILGKYKTNVEFQTTIKNVQKWTAETPYLYRLYLTLKNAKGAVIEVVPLRIGFKKIEIKGADFLVNGKRVFIKGVNRHEHHPTNGHTLSKEDMRKDMEMMKKLNVNAVRQSHYPSDPYWMELCDEYGLYVVNEANIESHGLGYDLDVTLANNPLWKESHLQRIQRMYERDKNHVSVVTWSLGNEAGDGANFYAAYDWLKQHTTLPIQYERDINYERPNDTHYSEIFCPQYMSPDALLRYSKSDAKIPNIQSEYAHIMGNSLGNFQDYWDVVENNPKLQGGFIWEWIDQSIDTLKNGKRIKAYGGDFPLEGPVDENLSDNNFCVKGVVTAYREITPMALEVKKAHQNIKTKSIGNNTIAIKNGFFFKNLDNVMMRWQLMENGIAKENGIINTISLGPQTEKEFRLVIKTAQKTDKEYQLNVYYSLKTEEPFLPKGYEIADDQFVLKTLPAAAFTPKMKKALVLKETKEQCTISGDKFEVVFDLKKGIMTSYSVKGEQFIEQGPKPSFWRAPTDNDIGAGFNTSLRKWRNAYDNATEMQTAVSKNTDGSVQVKFTSKLIDGEASHQQLFTVYGDGSIKVDNEFTAIKGKNSLLLRAGNDLVINKNFNTINWYGRGPGENYWDRKTNTFIGQFKQSVDEQYFPYARPQESGNKTEVRWVTFANAKGKKISFAFVDHLLSFSALPYNLDDLDPEAQKKQYHSGELNKRNEIYLHMDLQQTGMQGIDSWGSMPMEKYRIPFKNYKYSYWMKVE, from the coding sequence ATGATGCTAGTCGCTATGTTTTTTTTGTCTGCTGTCAGTTTTGCTCAACTACCTGCCGAACTACTCAATCCAGAGATCGTTTCTATAAATAGAATGCCCATGAGAAACAGCGCTTTTAGTTTCGAAAACATGGAGAAAGCCAAGCTGTACGACAGAGAGAAATCGGCTAACTATTTTTCATTAAACGGAAGTTGGAAATTCAATTGGGTGCAAGACCCGAACCAGCGTCCAGAGAATTTTTTCGAAACCACTTATGATGATTCTAAGTGGACGGATTTTCGTATACCAGCGAGTTGGGAGGTAAATGGCTATGGTTTGCCAATTTATGTAAACCAGCCTTATGATTTTGCCGGCCATAATTTACGCTATGCCAAAATGAATCCACCATTTGATATTCCTTTCAATAACAATCCGGTAGGTTCGTATCGTAAAAAAATCACTTTACCTGCCAATTGGAAGGGGAAACAGGTCTTTATTCACGTAGGTAATGCTAAATCTTGTCTTTTTGTTTGGGTAAACGGAAAAAAAGTAGGTTACAGTGAAGACAGTAAATTAGCGGCTGAATTTGATATTACAAAATTTTTGAAGCCAGGAGAAAACTTAATCGCTTTTCAAGTGTACCGTTGGAGTGATGCCAGTTATTTAGAATGTCAGGATATGTTCCGTTTTTCAGGAATCGAAAGAGACGTTTTTTTGTATGCCACAGAAAAATTAAATATTCGTGATACTAAGATTATCAGTACTCTTGACGATACTTATACAAATGGATTGCTTAGCATTGATGCCGAAATTAACAGCTATAAAACCGAAAAAGGATTATATAGCAAGAAAGACAGCCTAACGGTTGAGGTACGTTTAGAGGATGCCAAAGGAAATGTGGTTTACCAAGATAAAACCAAAGATTTTAAAACCATATTGGGGAAATATAAGACGAACGTAGAATTTCAAACTACTATAAAAAACGTACAAAAATGGACGGCAGAAACGCCTTATCTGTACCGTTTATACCTTACTTTAAAAAATGCAAAAGGTGCTGTGATTGAAGTAGTACCACTTCGTATTGGTTTCAAAAAAATAGAAATCAAAGGAGCTGATTTTCTTGTAAACGGAAAAAGAGTTTTCATAAAAGGAGTTAACAGGCATGAACATCACCCTACAAATGGTCATACCTTGAGTAAGGAAGACATGAGAAAAGATATGGAGATGATGAAGAAACTGAACGTCAATGCGGTTCGTCAGTCGCATTATCCGTCAGATCCATATTGGATGGAACTTTGTGATGAATACGGTTTGTATGTGGTGAATGAAGCCAACATTGAATCGCACGGTTTGGGTTACGATTTGGATGTGACTTTGGCAAACAATCCACTTTGGAAAGAATCGCATTTGCAACGTATTCAGCGTATGTATGAAAGAGATAAAAATCATGTTTCGGTAGTAACTTGGTCTTTAGGAAACGAAGCCGGTGACGGAGCTAACTTTTATGCCGCTTACGATTGGTTGAAACAGCATACGACTTTGCCAATTCAGTATGAAAGAGATATTAATTATGAAAGGCCAAATGATACGCATTATTCAGAGATTTTTTGCCCGCAATATATGTCTCCCGACGCTTTGTTGAGGTATTCAAAAAGTGATGCCAAAATTCCAAATATTCAAAGTGAATATGCCCACATTATGGGGAACAGTTTGGGGAATTTTCAAGATTATTGGGATGTGGTAGAAAATAATCCAAAACTTCAGGGAGGATTTATATGGGAATGGATTGACCAATCGATAGATACCCTTAAAAATGGCAAACGCATCAAGGCGTATGGCGGAGATTTTCCGCTAGAAGGACCAGTTGATGAAAATTTAAGTGATAATAATTTCTGTGTAAAAGGAGTGGTTACGGCCTACAGAGAAATTACGCCAATGGCTTTGGAAGTGAAAAAAGCACACCAAAACATTAAAACAAAATCCATTGGCAACAATACGATTGCCATTAAAAACGGTTTTTTCTTTAAAAATCTGGATAATGTAATGATGCGTTGGCAATTGATGGAAAATGGAATTGCCAAAGAAAATGGCATCATTAACACTATTTCATTAGGGCCACAAACTGAAAAAGAATTCAGATTAGTAATCAAAACAGCGCAGAAAACCGATAAAGAATACCAGTTGAATGTGTATTATTCGCTAAAAACTGAAGAGCCTTTCTTGCCAAAAGGATACGAAATTGCCGATGATCAGTTTGTACTAAAAACACTTCCGGCAGCTGCATTTACGCCAAAAATGAAAAAAGCTTTGGTCTTGAAAGAAACGAAAGAGCAGTGTACTATTTCTGGAGACAAATTTGAGGTTGTTTTTGATTTGAAAAAAGGTATCATGACGAGCTATAGTGTCAAAGGGGAGCAATTTATCGAGCAAGGACCAAAACCTTCATTCTGGAGAGCACCAACAGACAACGATATTGGAGCAGGATTCAATACCAGCCTAAGAAAATGGAGAAATGCCTATGATAATGCTACTGAAATGCAGACCGCTGTTTCAAAAAACACAGATGGTTCGGTTCAAGTAAAATTTACAAGTAAATTGATTGACGGAGAAGCTTCGCACCAACAACTATTTACAGTTTACGGTGATGGAAGTATCAAAGTAGATAATGAATTTACGGCTATTAAAGGTAAAAATTCGTTGTTGTTGAGAGCTGGAAATGATTTGGTTATCAATAAAAATTTTAATACCATCAATTGGTATGGTCGCGGTCCGGGTGAGAATTATTGGGATAGAAAAACCAATACATTCATTGGTCAATTCAAGCAATCAGTAGATGAGCAGTATTTTCCGTATGCCAGACCACAGGAAAGCGGGAACAAAACCGAAGTGCGCTGGGTGACTTTTGCCAATGCAAAAGGTAAAAAAATCAGTTTTGCATTTGTAGATCATTTATTGAGTTTTTCAGCCTTGCCTTATAATCTAGACGATTTAGATCCTGAAGCGCAAAAGAAACAATACCATAGTGGCGAATTGAATAAAAGAAACGAAATCTACCTTCACATGGACTTGCAGCAAACAGGTATGCAAGGGATTGATAGCTGGGGTTCTATGCCAATGGAGAAATACAGAATTCCGTTTAAAAATTACAAGTACAGCTATTGGATGAAAGTTGAATAA
- a CDS encoding family 20 glycosylhydrolase, which translates to MKKQIVFLVLLLVFFSTNAQQKKVSGLVPGTVSVLKKTTLPDSLFSTYYHQRVSHFRSLPLTKNDIVFLGNSITDGAEWSELFADNRIKNRGISGDISTGVLNRIDEISIRKPAKVFLLIGTNDLSRNTSTDSVFKNITKIASYLKQESPSTKLYVQSILPVNDVYKKFGGHTSKGEQIKQLNAKLKQNAAAFPYTYMDLHTPFCDQNGKLIKEFTNDGLHLKGEGYLMWKHLVYPYVFDLESKPSLLPKPQQLKWNNGFFPLTGVTTIVTDNPALAKEALVLKKAMEQKGLNVKLANEVSEATNYIQLRLGKVASLQNQSEAYHLETTANKIVLTANTPQGIYSGIQTLLQLMRDNVFVDAVEITDWPAFAWRGFMVDVGRNFQSVKLLKQQIDAMVAYKLNIFHFHPTEDIAWRLQSKLYPQLTNPEFMLRDKGEYYTERDLKELINYCKERYITLVPEIDMPGHSAAFKRAMGVDMQSDEGLEIVKNIIKEFCATYDVPYLHLGADEVKITNQKFLPEVIALTESLGKKVIGWEPGGNFSDGVIRQLWMEGATKVSKNKSIKYLDSRHLYLNHMDPLESVVTIFNRQICNLSEGNENALGAIVCVWNDRAVANEEDVMTMNPVYPGMLAFAERSWLGGGHAGWTATIGEPNSERAIAFAEFENRLLDQKKQYFKDLAFTYVKQADLVWDIYGPFDNKGDLTKIFAPEKPKFNPSKEKPLYKESGGTLVMRHWWAPLISGVIEQPKENTTWYAQTQIWSDEDKEQEFWIGFNNLSRSMNTDSPVAGTWNNLNSLIWVNNELVEPPLWERPNQKGNSEIPLIDEGYEFREPTKITLKKGWNEVRVKLPVGSFKGTNWQNPVKWMFTFVEVTE; encoded by the coding sequence ATGAAAAAACAGATTGTCTTTTTAGTATTGCTTCTAGTTTTTTTTAGTACCAATGCACAACAGAAAAAGGTGTCGGGATTAGTTCCCGGTACCGTTTCTGTTTTAAAAAAAACAACACTGCCTGATAGTTTGTTTTCTACCTATTATCACCAACGGGTTTCCCATTTTAGAAGCCTGCCTTTAACAAAAAATGATATTGTTTTCTTAGGAAACAGTATTACCGATGGAGCGGAATGGAGCGAATTATTTGCAGACAATCGCATCAAAAACCGCGGAATCAGCGGTGACATAAGTACTGGAGTCCTGAACCGTATTGATGAAATCAGCATAAGAAAACCCGCAAAAGTTTTTTTACTGATAGGAACTAATGACCTTTCAAGAAATACTTCGACAGATAGTGTTTTTAAAAATATCACAAAAATTGCTTCTTATCTAAAACAGGAATCCCCTTCGACTAAATTGTACGTGCAAAGTATATTGCCGGTGAATGATGTCTACAAAAAATTTGGAGGACACACCAGCAAAGGAGAACAAATAAAACAGTTAAATGCCAAGTTGAAACAAAATGCAGCGGCATTCCCTTATACTTATATGGATTTGCACACTCCATTTTGTGATCAAAATGGTAAGCTAATAAAAGAATTTACTAATGATGGTTTACACCTCAAGGGAGAAGGCTATTTAATGTGGAAGCATTTGGTTTATCCTTATGTTTTTGATTTGGAATCCAAACCTTCTTTATTGCCTAAACCGCAACAGTTGAAATGGAATAACGGTTTTTTTCCATTAACTGGAGTTACTACAATTGTTACAGATAATCCGGCTTTGGCAAAGGAAGCTTTGGTCCTGAAAAAAGCGATGGAGCAAAAAGGTCTCAATGTGAAATTAGCCAATGAAGTGTCGGAGGCAACAAACTATATTCAGCTTCGTCTGGGAAAAGTCGCTTCGCTGCAAAATCAATCTGAGGCCTATCATCTGGAAACAACGGCCAATAAAATTGTACTTACCGCCAATACACCTCAGGGTATTTATAGTGGTATCCAGACTTTATTGCAGTTAATGCGCGACAATGTTTTTGTAGATGCTGTTGAAATTACAGATTGGCCCGCTTTTGCTTGGCGCGGATTTATGGTCGATGTGGGAAGAAATTTTCAATCCGTTAAATTGTTAAAGCAACAAATTGATGCGATGGTAGCTTATAAACTGAATATTTTTCACTTTCATCCTACCGAAGATATCGCTTGGCGTTTGCAAAGTAAGCTTTATCCGCAGTTAACAAATCCGGAATTTATGCTTCGTGACAAAGGCGAATATTATACGGAGCGTGATTTAAAAGAGTTAATCAATTATTGCAAAGAAAGATACATCACCTTAGTTCCTGAAATTGATATGCCAGGTCACAGCGCTGCTTTCAAAAGGGCGATGGGAGTTGATATGCAAAGCGATGAAGGTTTAGAAATTGTAAAAAACATCATAAAAGAATTTTGTGCCACCTATGATGTGCCTTATTTGCATTTGGGTGCCGATGAGGTAAAAATCACCAATCAAAAGTTTTTGCCCGAAGTAATTGCTTTAACCGAAAGTTTAGGGAAAAAAGTAATAGGATGGGAGCCAGGTGGGAATTTTAGTGATGGAGTAATTCGCCAGCTTTGGATGGAAGGCGCAACTAAGGTAAGTAAGAATAAAAGTATAAAATATCTGGATTCAAGGCATTTGTATTTAAACCACATGGATCCTCTCGAAAGTGTAGTCACTATTTTTAATCGCCAAATATGCAATTTAAGCGAAGGCAATGAAAATGCTTTGGGGGCTATCGTTTGCGTTTGGAATGATAGGGCTGTGGCCAATGAAGAAGATGTTATGACTATGAATCCGGTTTATCCCGGCATGTTAGCTTTTGCTGAACGCAGCTGGCTTGGTGGTGGTCATGCGGGTTGGACAGCAACTATTGGTGAGCCAAATAGTGAAAGAGCGATTGCTTTTGCAGAGTTCGAAAACCGTTTGTTGGATCAAAAAAAGCAATATTTTAAAGACTTAGCTTTTACTTATGTAAAACAAGCTGATTTGGTTTGGGATATTTATGGTCCTTTTGACAATAAAGGGGATTTAACCAAAATTTTTGCACCCGAAAAGCCAAAATTTAACCCATCGAAAGAAAAACCATTGTACAAAGAGAGCGGTGGTACTTTGGTAATGAGACACTGGTGGGCTCCGCTAATTTCGGGAGTTATAGAACAACCAAAAGAAAATACGACTTGGTATGCTCAAACTCAAATTTGGAGTGATGAGGATAAAGAGCAGGAATTTTGGATTGGTTTTAATAATTTATCTCGTTCCATGAATACGGATTCTCCAGTGGCGGGAACTTGGAATAATTTGAATAGTTTAATTTGGGTAAATAATGAGTTGGTTGAACCACCGCTTTGGGAACGTCCTAACCAAAAAGGTAACTCAGAAATCCCACTAATTGATGAAGGATACGAATTTAGAGAACCAACAAAAATCACTTTAAAAAAGGGATGGAATGAGGTCAGGGTAAAACTGCCGGTAGGCTCATTCAAAGGAACTAATTGGCAAAATCCAGTAAAATGGATGTTCACTTTTGTTGAAGTAACCGAATAA
- a CDS encoding DUF4091 domain-containing protein, with amino-acid sequence MKNIFLLIVLFVGITTGAQKKVQTKQSSPVFISFASSNSRFAKEEKPTVLPVKNWEATAWKGEKIHAQILVWADTDITKLTVSISDLKNKAGAQITKTNVKTGFVQYVITDEFAGGCGHRKPEDFKSSLVADPIDWASSIAVKKKQLQPIWLSISIPANAVAGQYKGIVSINTGRKFSLPISINVLEHALPTADKWKFDLDLWQHPASVARVHKVDLWSKEHFEKMRPYYTMLASAGQKCITASIMHEPWGHQTYDDFPSLIKWIRKKDGSWHYDYSLFDKYVSFVMSCGITKRINCYSMVPWKLSFQYYDENLSKNTELVAKIGSDEYNSFWSSMIKDFTKHLKEKGWFDISTIAMDERPMKDMQTVIKLLKDIDPNWKIALAGNYHPEIEKDIFDYSIASRFQFDATILKERTALGKPSTWYTCCEENYPNGFTFSPPAEHVWMGWYAAAKGFTGYLRWAYNSWPENPLADSRFTAWPAGDTFQVYPGPMTSIRFEKLIEGIQDFEKIHLLQEGFKQSGNQEKMEELNRLLSSFDLKMLKEIPSEKTVDAAKTKLNKF; translated from the coding sequence ATGAAGAATATTTTTTTACTGATTGTTTTATTTGTGGGTATAACTACAGGGGCACAAAAAAAAGTTCAAACAAAACAGTCAAGTCCCGTTTTTATTAGTTTTGCAAGTAGTAATAGCCGCTTTGCAAAAGAGGAAAAACCTACTGTTTTGCCAGTTAAGAATTGGGAGGCTACAGCTTGGAAAGGTGAAAAAATTCATGCTCAAATATTGGTTTGGGCCGATACGGATATTACTAAATTAACGGTAAGTATTAGTGATCTAAAAAATAAAGCCGGAGCTCAGATTACTAAAACGAATGTAAAAACTGGTTTTGTGCAGTACGTCATTACTGATGAGTTTGCTGGTGGTTGTGGTCATAGAAAACCAGAAGATTTCAAATCCTCATTAGTGGCTGATCCTATTGATTGGGCATCTTCTATTGCGGTTAAAAAAAAGCAATTACAGCCAATTTGGTTGAGTATTAGTATTCCTGCTAATGCTGTTGCAGGGCAATATAAAGGAATTGTTTCTATAAATACAGGGAGAAAATTTAGCTTGCCTATTTCTATAAATGTGCTCGAACACGCACTTCCGACTGCTGATAAATGGAAATTCGATTTGGATCTTTGGCAACATCCTGCTTCAGTTGCCAGAGTGCATAAAGTAGATTTATGGAGCAAGGAACATTTTGAAAAAATGCGCCCTTATTATACCATGCTTGCCAGTGCCGGTCAAAAATGCATTACAGCCAGTATCATGCATGAGCCTTGGGGACATCAAACTTATGATGATTTTCCAAGTCTTATAAAATGGATAAGGAAAAAAGATGGCAGCTGGCATTATGATTACAGCTTGTTTGACAAATATGTTTCTTTTGTGATGAGCTGCGGAATTACTAAACGCATCAATTGTTATAGTATGGTGCCGTGGAAGTTGTCTTTTCAGTACTACGATGAAAATCTTTCAAAAAACACCGAACTTGTCGCTAAAATAGGTTCTGATGAATACAATAGTTTTTGGTCTTCGATGATAAAAGATTTTACAAAACATCTGAAAGAAAAAGGATGGTTTGATATCAGTACTATCGCTATGGACGAAAGACCAATGAAAGATATGCAAACGGTCATTAAACTATTGAAAGATATTGACCCAAATTGGAAAATTGCCTTGGCAGGAAATTACCATCCTGAGATTGAAAAAGATATTTTTGATTACAGCATAGCATCGCGATTTCAGTTTGATGCGACAATTTTGAAAGAGCGTACGGCATTAGGAAAACCAAGTACTTGGTACACTTGTTGCGAAGAAAATTATCCTAACGGTTTTACTTTTTCACCCCCTGCAGAACACGTATGGATGGGTTGGTATGCTGCCGCAAAAGGATTTACGGGTTATTTGCGTTGGGCCTATAATAGCTGGCCTGAAAATCCATTGGCAGACAGTCGTTTTACGGCTTGGCCCGCAGGAGATACTTTTCAGGTATATCCCGGTCCTATGACTTCGATTCGTTTTGAAAAATTGATTGAAGGAATTCAGGATTTCGAAAAAATACACCTACTTCAGGAAGGCTTTAAACAGTCAGGAAATCAAGAAAAGATGGAGGAACTGAATCGGTTGCTGAGTAGTTTTGATTTAAAAATGCTTAAAGAGATTCCTTCTGAAAAAACGGTTGATGCAGCAAAAACAAAATTGAATAAGTTCTAA
- a CDS encoding glycoside hydrolase family 27 protein — protein sequence MKKQILSLFVIALCLGNGSVEAQSKSIDGSILSPTPPMGWMTWNYFADNINEKDIREMADAMVSSGMLAAGYDHMFIDDGWQGGRDNKNNMIPDPVKFPSGIKALADYVHSKGLKIGIYSDAAPLTCAGYTASLNFEEQDAKTFASWGIDYLKYDYCGAPDDMEIAKTRYKKMADALRKSGRDIAFGICEWGDRKPWLWAGQVGGQLWRTTADVRDKWKNTKAVKTRGELHSVGAGILDIVDYSHDYASYAGPGHWNDLDMLVVGLYGKEGPSGALGGVGCTDTEYQSQMSLWSIMNSPLAATNDVRNMNVETKRILLNKEVIAINQDALGKQAVCKIKNDTWNVFVRPLANGDFAIAILNRSEATQNAKINFAELGLNASFEIRDLWEHKVVGKGKKWNGKVKSHETKMFRLKKI from the coding sequence ATGAAAAAACAAATTCTTAGCCTTTTCGTAATCGCACTTTGCTTGGGTAATGGTAGCGTAGAAGCACAATCAAAATCAATTGACGGCAGTATATTGTCGCCAACACCACCAATGGGTTGGATGACCTGGAATTATTTTGCCGATAATATCAATGAAAAAGACATTCGGGAAATGGCTGACGCTATGGTAAGTAGCGGTATGTTAGCCGCAGGTTACGATCACATGTTTATTGATGATGGCTGGCAAGGTGGTCGTGATAACAAAAACAATATGATTCCAGATCCTGTAAAATTCCCTTCGGGCATCAAAGCATTAGCGGATTATGTGCACAGTAAAGGTTTGAAAATAGGAATTTATTCGGATGCAGCACCGCTTACTTGCGCGGGTTATACTGCCAGTTTGAATTTTGAAGAACAGGATGCCAAAACGTTTGCTTCTTGGGGAATTGATTACCTAAAATATGATTATTGTGGCGCTCCAGATGATATGGAAATTGCCAAAACCCGTTACAAAAAAATGGCCGATGCCTTGCGCAAAAGCGGTCGTGACATTGCTTTTGGTATTTGCGAATGGGGCGATCGTAAACCTTGGCTTTGGGCCGGACAAGTAGGCGGGCAATTATGGAGAACAACCGCTGATGTGAGAGATAAATGGAAGAATACTAAAGCCGTAAAAACAAGAGGTGAGTTGCACTCAGTTGGTGCGGGAATATTGGATATTGTTGATTACTCCCACGATTATGCTTCTTATGCAGGCCCAGGACATTGGAATGATTTGGATATGCTTGTAGTAGGACTTTATGGTAAAGAAGGACCTTCAGGTGCTTTGGGCGGCGTAGGTTGTACCGATACTGAATACCAAAGTCAGATGAGTCTTTGGTCTATCATGAATTCACCATTAGCAGCAACAAATGATGTTCGTAATATGAATGTCGAAACTAAACGTATTTTATTGAATAAGGAAGTAATTGCGATTAATCAGGATGCTTTGGGGAAACAAGCTGTTTGTAAAATCAAGAATGATACTTGGAATGTTTTTGTACGCCCCTTGGCAAATGGTGATTTTGCGATTGCCATTTTAAACCGTTCTGAAGCTACACAAAATGCTAAAATTAATTTTGCCGAATTAGGATTAAATGCAAGCTTCGAAATCAGAGATTTATGGGAACATAAAGTGGTAGGAAAAGGAAAAAAATGGAATGGAAAAGTGAAGAGTCATGAAACAAAAATGTTTCGTTTGAAAAAGATTTAG